Proteins encoded in a region of the Tribolium castaneum strain GA2 chromosome 7, icTriCast1.1, whole genome shotgun sequence genome:
- the m gene encoding uncharacterized protein m isoform X1, translating to MLSPPRHLRRLLLLPVIWCFSFILLLINVVDGAGDLWPLDRPDGMPSIQSLEVMCGKDHMDVHLTFSQPFEGIVSSKGQHGDPRCVYVPPSTGQTFFSFRIAYARCGTKPDLHGQFYENTVVVQYDKDLLEVWDEAKRLRCEWFNDYEKTASKPPMVIADLDVVQLDFRGDNVDCWMEIQHGKGPWAPPVSGIVPLGSTLTLVVAINDYRGEFDMRVKSCVASDGGGHVIQLSDEFGCVLRPKMISRFLKARGADERASVITYAFFHAFKFPDALSVHIKCKVEICRHGCLDHCQIQPEKGDVDSETYLGPLDRKDDKLESGEKTGDPDVLYEDVISEGGVDGVSSVKMSLNAQLGDSKPMSNKPAGLDDDKELDITAVPHKDLFLLHDQFPHGPRTFEDRPVAAPRAFDAASTPPLDRLKRRRRSVTVSDRKARSADVGVSGLYEVISEADLAFSPDTRAEAVTVFQGRIREEVVYGICMPVPGFSVLFVLVAVSAVVSALVAGSLLYRYQLQKEQLAEQARNGPIPMGLFSGWVGWRLLRMRAHPVAQNGTDKRVRQVNGKTDETSRCE from the exons ATGCTGAGCCCACCTCGCCACCTTAGGCGACTTTTACTCCTGCCTGTGATTTGgtgtttttctttcattttattG CTGATCAATGTCGTGGACGGAGCGGGCGATCTTTGGCCTCTGGACCGTCCCGACGGCATGCCTTCCATCCAGTCGCTCGAGGTCATGTGCGGCAAGGACCACATGGACGTGCACTTGACCTTCTCGCAGCCCTTCGAGGGCATCGTCTCCTCCAAGGGGCAGCACGGCGACCCGCGCTGCGTCTACGTGCCGCCCTCCACGGGCCAGACCTTCTTCTCGTTTCGGATCGCGTACGCCCGATGCGGGACCAAACCCGATTTACACGGACAGTTTTACGAAAACACGGTGGTAGTGCAATATGATAAAGACTTGTTAGAAGTGTGGGACGAGGCGAAAAGACTGAGATGTGAGTGGTTCAATGACTACGAGAAAACTGCCTCCAAACCGCCCATGGTCATCGCCGACTTGGACGTCGTCCAGTTGGACTTCCGAG GTGACAACGTCGACTGCTGGATGGAGATCCAGCACGGGAAAGGACCATGGGCACCGCCAGTCAGCGGAATAGTACCATTGGGATCAACCCTGACCCTCGTAGTGGCCATCAACGATTACAGAG GAGAGTTCGACATGCGGGTCAAATCGTGCGTCGCGTCTGATGGAGGAGGCCACGTCATCCAGTTATCGGACGAATTCGGGTGCGTCCTCCGCCCGAAAATGATCAGTCGCTTCCTCAAGGCCCGCGGCGCGGACGAGCGGGCGTCTGTCATAACTTACGCCTTCTTCCACGCTTTCAAATTCCCGGACGCTCTGAGCGTCCACATCAAGTGCAAGGTGGAGATATGCCGCCATGGGTGTCTGGACCACTGCCAGATCCAGCCGGAGAAGGGCGACGTGGACTCGGAGACGTACTTGGGCCCGCTGGACCGCAAGGACGACAAGCTGGAGTCCGGGGAGAAGACCGGCGATCCGGACGTGTTGTACGAAGACGTGATAAGTGAGGGAGGTGTCGATGGGGTATCTTCAGTGAAGATGTCGCTGAACGCTCAGCTCGGCGACAGCAAGCCGATGTCGAACAAGCCGGCCGGACTTGACGATGATAAAGAACTGGATATAACGGCAGTACCGCATAAG GACCTCTTCCTCCTGCACGACCAGTTCCCGCACGGGCCGCGCACGTTCGAGGACCGTCCCGTGGCCGCCCCTCGCGCCTTCGACGCCGCCTCCACGCCGCCCCTCGACCGCCTCAAGCGCCGCCGCCGCTCGGTCACCGTCTCCGACCGCAAGGCCCGCAGCGCCGACGTGGGCGTCAGCGGCCTCTACGAAGTCATCTCCGAGGCGGACCTGGCCTTCAGCCCCGACACCCGCGCCGAGGCCGTCACCGTCTTCCAGGGCCGCATCCGCGAGGAGGTCGTCTACGGCATCTGCATGCCGGTGCCCGGCTTCAGCGTGCTCTTCGTCCTGGTGGCCGTCTCCGCCGTGGTGTCGGCGCTCGTCGCCGGCTCGCTGCTCTACAGGTACCAACTCCAGAAGGAGCAGCTGGCCGAGCAGGCCCGCAACGGGCCCATCCCCATGGGCCTGTTCTCGGGCTGGGTGGGCTGGAGGCTGCTGCGCATGCGCGCGCACCCTGTCGCCCAGAACGGCACGGACAAGAGGGTCCGGCAGGTTAACGGTAAGACTGACGAAACGTCGCGGTGTGAATAG
- the m gene encoding uncharacterized protein m isoform X2: MPSIQSLEVMCGKDHMDVHLTFSQPFEGIVSSKGQHGDPRCVYVPPSTGQTFFSFRIAYARCGTKPDLHGQFYENTVVVQYDKDLLEVWDEAKRLRCEWFNDYEKTASKPPMVIADLDVVQLDFRGDNVDCWMEIQHGKGPWAPPVSGIVPLGSTLTLVVAINDYRGEFDMRVKSCVASDGGGHVIQLSDEFGCVLRPKMISRFLKARGADERASVITYAFFHAFKFPDALSVHIKCKVEICRHGCLDHCQIQPEKGDVDSETYLGPLDRKDDKLESGEKTGDPDVLYEDVISEGGVDGVSSVKMSLNAQLGDSKPMSNKPAGLDDDKELDITAVPHKDLFLLHDQFPHGPRTFEDRPVAAPRAFDAASTPPLDRLKRRRRSVTVSDRKARSADVGVSGLYEVISEADLAFSPDTRAEAVTVFQGRIREEVVYGICMPVPGFSVLFVLVAVSAVVSALVAGSLLYRYQLQKEQLAEQARNGPIPMGLFSGWVGWRLLRMRAHPVAQNGTDKRVRQVNGKTDETSRCE; this comes from the exons ATGCCTTCCATCCAGTCGCTCGAGGTCATGTGCGGCAAGGACCACATGGACGTGCACTTGACCTTCTCGCAGCCCTTCGAGGGCATCGTCTCCTCCAAGGGGCAGCACGGCGACCCGCGCTGCGTCTACGTGCCGCCCTCCACGGGCCAGACCTTCTTCTCGTTTCGGATCGCGTACGCCCGATGCGGGACCAAACCCGATTTACACGGACAGTTTTACGAAAACACGGTGGTAGTGCAATATGATAAAGACTTGTTAGAAGTGTGGGACGAGGCGAAAAGACTGAGATGTGAGTGGTTCAATGACTACGAGAAAACTGCCTCCAAACCGCCCATGGTCATCGCCGACTTGGACGTCGTCCAGTTGGACTTCCGAG GTGACAACGTCGACTGCTGGATGGAGATCCAGCACGGGAAAGGACCATGGGCACCGCCAGTCAGCGGAATAGTACCATTGGGATCAACCCTGACCCTCGTAGTGGCCATCAACGATTACAGAG GAGAGTTCGACATGCGGGTCAAATCGTGCGTCGCGTCTGATGGAGGAGGCCACGTCATCCAGTTATCGGACGAATTCGGGTGCGTCCTCCGCCCGAAAATGATCAGTCGCTTCCTCAAGGCCCGCGGCGCGGACGAGCGGGCGTCTGTCATAACTTACGCCTTCTTCCACGCTTTCAAATTCCCGGACGCTCTGAGCGTCCACATCAAGTGCAAGGTGGAGATATGCCGCCATGGGTGTCTGGACCACTGCCAGATCCAGCCGGAGAAGGGCGACGTGGACTCGGAGACGTACTTGGGCCCGCTGGACCGCAAGGACGACAAGCTGGAGTCCGGGGAGAAGACCGGCGATCCGGACGTGTTGTACGAAGACGTGATAAGTGAGGGAGGTGTCGATGGGGTATCTTCAGTGAAGATGTCGCTGAACGCTCAGCTCGGCGACAGCAAGCCGATGTCGAACAAGCCGGCCGGACTTGACGATGATAAAGAACTGGATATAACGGCAGTACCGCATAAG GACCTCTTCCTCCTGCACGACCAGTTCCCGCACGGGCCGCGCACGTTCGAGGACCGTCCCGTGGCCGCCCCTCGCGCCTTCGACGCCGCCTCCACGCCGCCCCTCGACCGCCTCAAGCGCCGCCGCCGCTCGGTCACCGTCTCCGACCGCAAGGCCCGCAGCGCCGACGTGGGCGTCAGCGGCCTCTACGAAGTCATCTCCGAGGCGGACCTGGCCTTCAGCCCCGACACCCGCGCCGAGGCCGTCACCGTCTTCCAGGGCCGCATCCGCGAGGAGGTCGTCTACGGCATCTGCATGCCGGTGCCCGGCTTCAGCGTGCTCTTCGTCCTGGTGGCCGTCTCCGCCGTGGTGTCGGCGCTCGTCGCCGGCTCGCTGCTCTACAGGTACCAACTCCAGAAGGAGCAGCTGGCCGAGCAGGCCCGCAACGGGCCCATCCCCATGGGCCTGTTCTCGGGCTGGGTGGGCTGGAGGCTGCTGCGCATGCGCGCGCACCCTGTCGCCCAGAACGGCACGGACAAGAGGGTCCGGCAGGTTAACGGTAAGACTGACGAAACGTCGCGGTGTGAATAG
- the dy gene encoding uncharacterized protein dy: protein MRLHILVAVGLFCQGLAVLGEDVEVVEAVPGSEETKEHSNEDNDTNPDQLALESLGEQDQPPKKLAYNGPPRGPINLPPRNNQHYPHKPFKNNKPLYDNKNAYNGPPPPPPKQAMDKYGTSGGDIWPAPVPDMPKIISLDVKCEKNLMKVYIGFDKPFYGIVFSKGHYSNVHCVHLPAGLGRTSAHFEIGIHACGTSGNTENGLYGYGAESGSGTYFENIIVIQYDPQVQEVWDQARKLRCTWHDQYEKSVTFRPFPVDMLDVVRTDFAGDNVGCWMQIQVGKGPWASEVSGLVKIGQTMTMVLAIKDDDSKFDMLVRNCMAHDGKRAPIQLVDQKGCVTRPKLMSRFTKIKNFGASASVLSYAHFQAFKFPDSMEVHFQCTIQICRYQCPDQCSESNNVGLNGILELAHSAPDAGYGPPPPPPLPIEAYLHGGRPRDERRVRRSVKSDPEKEVGLNRVIRVVSTGDLTFSLDDNNNTTTMVFPAKEELSGPGLICMTTPGFAATLVVLLGILIISCLMSAFLCVRLRPKAAGHAKKATTKSCFYS, encoded by the exons CTGGCCGTCCTGGGCGAAGACGTCGAAGTGGTCGAGGCCGTTCCCGGCTCCGAGGAGACCAAAGAGCACAGCAACGAAGACAACGACACGAACCCGGACCAACTCGCCCTCGAGTCCCTGGGCGAGCAGGACCAGCCCCCCAAGAAACTAGCCTATAACGGCCCGCCACGCGGGCCCATCAACCTCCCGCCCCGGAACAACCAGCACTACCCCCACAAGCCCTTCAAGAACAACAAGCCGCTCTACGACAACAAAAACGCCTACAATGGCCCCCCACCACCTCCCCCGAAGCAAGCCATGGACAAGTACGGCACCTCCGGGGGGGACATCTGGCCCGCCCCTGTGCCCGACATGCCCAAGATCATCTCGCTCGACGTCAAGTGCGAGAAAAACCTTATGAAGGTCTACATCGGGTTCGATAAACCCTTCTACGGGATTGTCTTCAGTAAAGGGCACTATAGCAACGTCCACTGCGTCCACCTCCCGGCTGGCCTTGGCCGCACCTCCGCCCACTTCGAAATCGGGATCCACGCCTGTGGCACCTCCGGGAACACCGAAAACGGGCTCTACGGCTACGGGGCCGAGTCGGGTTCCGGCACCTACTTCGAAAACATCATCGTGATCCAGTACGACCCCCAGGTGCAGGAGGTCTGGGACCAGGCCAGGAAACTGCGCTGCACGTGGCACGACCAATACGAAAAATCAGTCACTTTCCGGCCGTTCCCTGTGGATATGCTGGACGTGGTCAGGACGGACTTTGCGGGTGATAACGTCGGCTGCTGGATGCAAATCCAGGTCGGGAAGGGTCCATGGGCTAGTGAGGTCTCCGGTTTAGTCAAGATCGGGCAGACCATGACCATGGTCCTTGCCATAAAGGACGACGACAGTAAATTTGATATGTTGGTACGCAATTGCATGGCACATGATGGGAAGAGGGCACCCATTCAGCTCGTCGATCAAAAGGGGTGCGTCACGCGGCCTAAACTTATGTCCAGGTTCACCAAAATCAAGAATTTCGGGGCTTCGGCCTCAGTGTTGTCCTATGCGCATTTCCAGGCTTTCAAGTTCCCGGATAGTATGGAG gTCCACTTCCAGTGCACCATCCAGATTTGCCGGTACCAGTGCCCGGACCAGTGCTCGGAATCGAACAACGTGGGCCTGAACGGCATCCTTGAACTGGCGCACAGCGCGCCCGACGCGGGCTACGGCCCGCCGCCCCCGCCGCCGCTCCCCATCGAGGCGTACTTGCACGGGGGGCGGCCGCGCGACGAGCGCAGGGTGCGGCGGTCGGTGAAGAGCGACCCGGAGAAGGAAGTGGGCCTGAATCGGGTCATTCGAGTGGTTTCCACCGGCGACTTGACCTTCTCCCTCGACGATAACAACAACACCACCACCATGGTGTTCCCCGCCAAGGAGGAGCTGTCCGGTCCGGGCCTGATCTGCATGACCACGCCCGGGTTCGCGGCCACGCTGGTGGTGCTCCTGGGCATTCTGATCATTTCGTGCCTGATGTCAGCCTTCCTCTGTGTGCGACTGAGGCCCAAAGCGGCGGGACATGCGAAAAAAGCGACGACCAAAAGCTGTTTCTACTCGTAA